A DNA window from Impatiens glandulifera chromosome 7, dImpGla2.1, whole genome shotgun sequence contains the following coding sequences:
- the LOC124945549 gene encoding protein CLT2, chloroplastic-like: MACSSMLASQNLHTKLLNIRLFNTNGSRRSSLTTMPLKINPLTLHFSRTHQINGGFEEDQIVTRRNGIQLYSHPNRTKFSVQASAASSSSSSSRSETSSSTKVVLISFTITVLLAVANRVLYKLALVPMKHYPSILAQVHTFGYVAVYATILFMRYRAGIVTDDMLAIPKRKFMLVGLLEALGVLARMSCGVMLPGPAIPILNQAFLLWQLGFSALLLGRRYSWNKLVACCIVAAGILVAVGSGRNTGNMLSGIGIMWPLLAICASGCQAGSAVLKESIFIDSATRLKGKNLDIFVVNTFGSTFQALFVLLLLPLLANFNGVPFSQFLSYIKSGAGCLVNVGGVSSSMGGGCNGAPLLPILYIITNIVYNISLLNLVKVSSALVFSLAANTSVPLSVFILSCPLPYLPQGVRLGEFFFLGCAILVGGLLLYNAPQRTKKEIV; encoded by the exons ATGGCATGCTCGTCTATGTTAGCTTCTCAGAATCTCCACACCAAGTTACTCAACATTCGTCTATTCAACACAAATGGATCACGACGCTCATCTCTCACGACAATGCCGCTAAAAATTAACCCACTCACTCTTCATTTTTCTCGTACACATCAGATCAATGGCGGTTTTGAAGAAGATCAAATCGTCACGAGAAGAAATGGAATTCAACTCTATTCGCATCCCAATCGGACGAAATTCTCTGTCCAGGCTTCTGcagcctcctcctcctcctcctcctcgaGATCTGAAACCTCATCAAGCACTAAAGTAGTTCTGATTAGCTTCACAATTACTGTGTTGTTAGCTGTCGCGAATCGTGTGCTTTATAAGCTTGCTCTCGTTCCAATGAAGCATTACCCTTCCATTCTTGCCCAGGTTCACACTTTCGG TTATGTTGCAGTTTATGCTACTATACTATTCATGAGATATCGAGCAGGGATTGTAACAGATGACATGCTAGCCATTCCAAAAAGGAAGTTCATGTTGGTTGGACTACTAGAAGCTCTTGGAGTTCTTGCTAGGATGTCTTGTGGAG TGATGCTCCCAGGACCGGCTATACCTATCTTGAATCAG GCATTCTTATTGTGGCAATTGGGTTTCTCTGCCCTGCTTCTAGGGAGAAGGTACTCATGGAATAAACTTGTTGCCTGCTGTATTGTAGCTGCTGGTATACTTGTGGCAGTTGGAAG TGGTCGAAACACTGGTAATATGTTATCTGGAATTGGGATAATGTGGCCATTGCTAGCAATTTGTGCAAGTGGTTGTCAAGCTGGTTCAGCTGTTCTTAAG GAATCTATATTTATCGATTCAGCTACTCGCCTTAAG GGGAAGAATCTTGACATTTTTGTTGTCAACACCTTTGGTTCCACTTTCCAG GCTCTATTTGTACTCCTCTTGCTTCCTTTACTTGCAAACTTCAACGGCGTGCCATTTTCCCAATTCCTCTCATATATCAAGAGCGGTGCTGGCTGCCTTGTGAATGTAGGAGGAGTTTCTTCTTCAATGGGTGGTG GTTGTAATGGAGCTCCCCTGTTACCCATTCTTTACATAATCACGAATATTGTGTACAACATATCATTGCTGAATCTAGTAAAGGTCTCATCTGCTCTCGTCTTTTCTCTTGCAGCAAATACATCAG TACCACTTTCGGTGTTCATTCTTTCATGTCCATTACCTTATCTTCCTCAAGGAGTAAGGCTGGGTGAATTCTTCTTCCTAGGATGTGCGATACTTGTGGGTGGTCTTCTTCTATACAATGCTCCTCAAAGGACCAAAAAGGAAATTGTGTAA